TGGTGCCAAGCCATAGCGTGTAGGTGAAGGAGACATTGCGCGCCTCGGAGTCATTGCTAGAGTGGCCCGTTTGGTATGCCATCTTGAGGCTGCCATCCCCACCGTTGCTGTCTGGAAAGAAATCTCatccaataaattatttgaaaataattggGTAGGTAccataaaaatctttataacaCGACACTAGAAGTGCCCTGTAGAACTTTTAAGTATAAATAACTCTTGTCGCCGAATGACTCCCAGAGGCGGTGTCACTTGGCGTACACGCAATTGCTGGGAGTCTTACATTTCTGTAATTCACAACGTCGTACCTAATTGTTTTAGAGTGTAAGAGCCATTTTGGCTGGGGCAGTTTGTACTGTTGTTTAAATTCGAGTACTCTGAGTCTCGTTCGCGGCAACCAGGTGACGCGTACACAACATTTCTAGTGTCTTGTTACTATGATTTCTATAGTAGGTACCAATACAGTTAATATATGTGATAAATTGTTTGACCGAGCAGagtgctaaaataaataatttaattaatcaaacATTATTTATGTTTGGAGCCAGAActagaattatttaattacgtaaATCATTAATTTATCAGTGGAAAATAGCATGTGTTTTTAATATAGTGGGTACCTACAACGTAAGAAAACATATTCTTGTACTATTTCGTGTATTTATACTAAAATTGCTACAGCTATATGTTAGTATATGTATACCTAAAAGTATAACATATACTAACATattaaacattgatttaatatgttagtatATCTAATAGTATAAGAATAAAAGACAGTAGCGTGTTGGGCTGCTTGCTTTCAGCGCATTATTTGCGAACATCTGAACAACGTACTTCTACTGTTGGGTATCTGTTGTTTCACCAGCCATTTTTTAGTTGTTCATCGATAGCATATAACAGCCCAatactggactaaaggcctataGGAGGGTTTGTccttatcaccacgctgggcagacgggctggtgatcgcagtagatggtagtagtcgCACAGAGGACTCTGCTGCCCATTCTATTCTTGGAGTCGCCTCGTACGGTACCCGCGAGAAGAGAATATATGGTGACAACAGCCgtattctgacctgccgtcACCTTACTGTCTTACTGAGTATTTTAGTTGTTGTCATCTTGTAATTCCTATTTACCTAATGGTTCATGCCGACTATCCAACAGTTTATCGCTGCAGTGCGGTGGTCGGACTGCAGCTAGAGAGGCTGGTGTCAACGCAGCAACCGCTGCAGCAGTCTTGGCCACGTCTCCCCATCCGCCGTCGGGCTCCTGCCTTTCAAGAAGCCACTTTCTAGCTGCAGGAAGGCTCCAGTGTTGGTGAGCTCCAGGGCCATTGTCGGAGTCTTCGAGAGCctgaatttttttaagattaagtTAGATATCCAGTTACCTACTTAGATACCTTTTTTAGGGAGAACAGTTACGTGTATATAAGTTATATGGTAACCATATTTACCAATCCCACTTCTGACTGTAGCggatacgaaaataaaaacaatattggtacaacaaaatattttattaactattcAAAGAAATGGCGGGCGTTGGCTAGCTTGACGTACCAAACCATAACGGCGGCATTTTTGGCATGGCGGTGAGGTACGACAACATGGCTTGGCTTTGACAAATTGTCtctataatctgtggtcggtgcaCTGGCTGACGTCTTTTCAGTTACCCCCCGttcttcgtccacgtttattaaggtatttttacaaatcccgtgggaactgtttgtaTTCCTTGCGACGAAAAGTCACCTATGTCATTCTCCGACTTgttaactaactctataccaaaaatcaagtcgattggttctttagttagggcgtaaagcaaggacaaaaaaatacactttcgcatttattataaagtGGGCATTTCTACTATGGCAATAGTATTAATTTAACAAAGCTATCACCTGTATAGCCAGAGCAGTAGTAGTCAAAGTCCCGAAGCTTCCGTCAGGGTGTTGTTGCCTCGCTAAACCAGCCATTGGACGACGCACGAAGTGGATAAGACTGCGATGGCGGTGGTCCTGTACCACGCACCGTAGAGCCAAAATCACCATCGAAATCGCATCTAGAAGGGAACGGATATCTATATGTTTTCCTGTTGGTTCCACCCTGAGCATAGTACGATATGCATATCCTACAGTAATTGGATCTTCTGATGCCTTCGGGATCTTCGGATGGAACAGAGATTTTCTGTAGAACTGGTGAACGAAGATCACGACCACTAGAGTCAGCTTCTCGTTCGTTAGTTTCCGTTTTCGTTCGTTTTTCCGTTTATGCTCGGACATTTCACAAACAAAACTTTAGAATTTGAGTTGAaagtactttatttaataaagggatgtttaattaagtaaaaaaataaaaataattacataaaagagCACGTGTGAACCGCGTCACAATTCGGAGGTGTTTACGGAACGACGACCTCGATAAAAGTTCTGTCAACGATTTCGATTTTATAATGGTTTAAGGAATATTGATGCCACTAACGAAATAAGAGCTGAAGTTAGTGACGATATTACAAAGTAATATTGCGGAAATGGAAATAGGATGATTATATTtgcaaatcaaataaaaattaatggccaaaaatattaaaagaaaagaaatgggTAAAGACAAAGCGGAAGACTCCGAGGAAAGGGATAAAGTTTTAGAGGCATCGCTATTGATGCCTATTTAATAAAcacgtaattaaaaatattgtacaacctaaatatattatatataagaaataaatatagtaattaTAGTGTGATCTAAAATTTGAAATGTTTGATTTTAGTGGTAACTAGTAGAATGAATAGCTTTCTTTATAATACTTACCAAGACTATGATCAGCAGCTGCATTGGCAATGTCCAATAGTCGTCTTATATGACGTCGTCGAACATGAGCCGCAGAGGAACATGCGGCAAGAGTGGCGTAAGCGAACTCCAGGTCATGAGGCGGTTCTCGATGAAGCAAGGTAGCAACTAGGTCCCGACCGTGAAAAGACCGAGGGTCCTTGCATAGAGCACCTAATGCCAGAGTGTAGGCAGCGAGGCGACCAAGAGGTGGTGGAGATTCGTGGTGCCTTGAAAGAATTATGTTTTAAGTATGAGCAAATTAGAAATTTGTTTGGTGTGTTTTTCagggaaattaaataaaattactcgATCTGTGAATCATGGTTTTGCTATAAAGGGGACatcaatattttcttttgttaaatgCTTCGAGCTTTATTTTCTGATTGCAATGTGTGGTTATTTTGTCACTTTGACGTCACAAACACATTTGATGGGAATGTAAAAAGTtacgaattattaaaatacagaaTCAGTGACGATATATTGCTGCCTACGATTACATATTGTTTCAGAAAGTTTCTTACTTTGACATCATGAGCAATATCTCGATATCCATTTGCTTAGCAGATAATTGCATCTCTAATCCTTGCTGTTCTATTTCCTTGCCCGTGTTATTCGCTAACTGAAACAAAAAAGTAAGTTAAGACTAACTGATGCTAgcagtacctaaataaatattttttttttatgtttggaaGGATTCTTGTGCGGACAAATTGCTTGCAAATTTTCAGGCTCCTCCATACTCCTAAATCTTATAAGACAGTCCTAAATAT
This is a stretch of genomic DNA from Pararge aegeria chromosome 12, ilParAegt1.1, whole genome shotgun sequence. It encodes these proteins:
- the LOC120628434 gene encoding uncharacterized protein CG3556, encoding MMKNRVSLIGAFLMLLGVVYGQTETEPPSTLTTRPPTTTVAPTTVAWETETLNEGQAIQKALQYLLQSRQPDWGWGNDTHHVMLTLQLANNTGKEIEQQGLEMQLSAKQMDIEILLMMSKHHESPPPLGRLAAYTLALGALCKDPRSFHGRDLVATLLHREPPHDLEFAYATLAACSSAAHVRRRHIRRLLDIANAAADHSLDAISMVILALRCVVQDHRHRSLIHFVRRPMAGLARQQHPDGSFGTLTTTALAIQALEDSDNGPGAHQHWSLPAARKWLLERQEPDGGWGDVAKTAAAVAALTPASLAAVRPPHCSDKLLDSRHEPLDSNGGDGSLKMAYQTGHSSNDSEARNVSFTYTLWLGTNVTENYTLYMVAPRNISFYHVMQMAAEQEPKFKFEASEWPNGHYVHTLAGHKEEPMGYHYWLLYRLPEIPDPASPPGNQLVAPVGVDDLLVEDGEHYLFWYKKL